TGGCGACCGGGCGAGGCCGGCGTCCCCGCTGCCTGCGCTGGGTCCCGGGCCCGagccgcggggcgggcggcgccggGGCACGGCTCGGCCGGGCTGCGGCCCGCGCGCCGTCGGCGCGATGCTCTTCTCGCTGCGGGAGCTGGTGCAGTGGCTGGGCTTCGCCACCTTCGAGATCTTCGTGCACCTGCTGGCGCTGCTGGTGTTCTCCGTGCTGCTGGCCCTGCGCGTGGACGGCCTGGCCCCCGGCCTCTCCTGGTGGAACGTGTTCGTCCCCTTCTTCGCCGCGGACGGGCTCAGCACCTACTTCACCACCATCGTGTCCGTGCGCCTCTTTCAGGACGGGGAGAAGCGGCTGGCCGTGCTCCGCCTCTTCTGGGTCCTCACGGTTCTGAGCCTCAAGTTCGTCTTCGAGATGCTGCTGTGCCAGAAGCTGGTGGAGCAGACGCGGGAGCTCTGGTTCGGGCTCATCACGTCTCCGGTCTTCATCCTCCTGCAGCTGCTCATGATCCGCGCCTGCCGCGTCAACTAGCGTCGCGGGGCGCTGCCGGGTGCCCAGCGGCCCCCGCACCGCGCTGGTCCGGCGTGGCTCCCTGAGCAGGACTGTTGATCCCTCGAGCGTGTTGCCTCGCCTCTCGTGCTGTGAGTAGCTGCTCCTGAGTTAGCGCCAGACATTCCCCGATTCCGGACGGTTGGGAATGACGCGGAAGTGAATATCCTGATGGGCTCTTGAATATTCTCGAAGGTCCTGGGAAGGTAGTCCCTGTGCGGATCCTACAGAGCCAGCCTTGGGGATCACCTCTGGCCACCGAATAGCTCACTGGCCTGCCCTCCGTCTCTCCAGCTACCCAAGACTGACTGAGCTGCTTGATCTCCGAGTGCTGTAAACCAGCTTACGTGTCCTGCCTGCGTGCTACTCGTAAGGATGGCCTGCTTTTCATTCCAGTCCCGCAGACAGTTGTCTGGGGGACAAGCATCTTGGGACCCAGTCTGCCCACGCCGGCGTGGCTCTGCTTCCTGTGCCAGCAGATGGCAGTGTCTCCACTCTCCATCGCCCATGGCTGACATTGCTGGGGCCTGAGATGGCTCTAGTCATTCCCTAGGGAGGAGACAGGCAAAGTGTTGGG
The nucleotide sequence above comes from Sorex araneus isolate mSorAra2 chromosome 1, mSorAra2.pri, whole genome shotgun sequence. Encoded proteins:
- the TMEM203 gene encoding transmembrane protein 203, which codes for MLFSLRELVQWLGFATFEIFVHLLALLVFSVLLALRVDGLAPGLSWWNVFVPFFAADGLSTYFTTIVSVRLFQDGEKRLAVLRLFWVLTVLSLKFVFEMLLCQKLVEQTRELWFGLITSPVFILLQLLMIRACRVN